A window of Xylophilus sp. GW821-FHT01B05 contains these coding sequences:
- a CDS encoding type II toxin-antitoxin system HipA family toxin: MKVHVFVHDKPVATLESTDGFRHVMAYHPDAAPEQFVSLLMPVRTESYAYPDLHPVFRMNLPEGFLLSILQEQLGPHVGASPLNLLSVVGRNAIGRVKVAAPGANPTQPPVPFELASILRGDNSEAAFVELVRRYAISGVSGVVPKFLSPHTLEAFGKGTLATDRHIIKGTTAKLPGVALNEHFCMEVSRQAGIPTAQTEVSDDGQALVVHRFDFEADGITRKGMEDLCSLLSLRPEEKYQSTWERVVSRIKDVVADAAQQNAALSQLADLLLLTYALRNADCHTKNIALLYSSRDNISLAPVYDMLTITVYEDYAKNPPGMSVEGRSTWAPGRALERFLQVRCGVMPAQTRERVERICEAMVSVTPKVIEAINRYPSFHETGRRMLHAWNAGMNSLRLQRSWSLPSLATAIEEAGFAAVKPAVPTPAEKMGRSPLLGRR, translated from the coding sequence ATGAAGGTCCATGTCTTCGTGCACGACAAGCCGGTGGCCACTCTGGAGTCCACCGACGGGTTCCGGCACGTCATGGCCTACCACCCTGACGCTGCGCCCGAGCAGTTCGTCTCGCTGCTCATGCCGGTGCGCACGGAGTCCTACGCCTATCCGGATTTGCATCCTGTGTTCCGGATGAATCTGCCAGAAGGCTTCTTGCTGTCCATCCTGCAGGAGCAACTCGGGCCCCACGTTGGCGCATCGCCGCTCAACCTGCTCTCTGTGGTGGGGCGCAATGCCATTGGTCGAGTCAAAGTCGCGGCTCCCGGAGCCAATCCAACACAGCCGCCCGTGCCCTTCGAGCTTGCGTCCATCCTGCGGGGGGACAACTCCGAGGCGGCCTTTGTTGAACTGGTTCGCAGGTACGCCATTTCAGGGGTGTCGGGCGTCGTTCCCAAGTTCCTGTCGCCCCATACGCTTGAAGCCTTTGGCAAGGGAACCCTGGCGACCGACCGCCACATCATCAAGGGCACCACCGCCAAACTTCCAGGTGTGGCGCTCAACGAGCACTTTTGCATGGAGGTTTCGCGCCAGGCAGGTATTCCAACGGCGCAGACGGAAGTGTCCGACGACGGGCAGGCGCTCGTGGTGCACCGATTCGACTTCGAGGCTGACGGCATCACCCGCAAGGGGATGGAAGACCTGTGCAGTCTGCTGTCGCTGCGACCCGAGGAGAAGTATCAGTCGACTTGGGAGCGCGTAGTCAGCCGCATCAAGGACGTAGTGGCGGATGCGGCGCAGCAAAACGCGGCGCTTTCGCAACTGGCGGACCTGCTGCTGCTGACCTATGCCCTGCGCAACGCGGACTGCCACACCAAAAACATCGCGCTACTGTACTCATCGCGCGACAACATCAGCCTGGCGCCGGTCTACGACATGCTGACGATCACGGTGTACGAAGACTATGCGAAGAACCCGCCGGGCATGTCGGTGGAGGGGCGAAGCACCTGGGCGCCCGGCCGGGCCCTGGAGCGGTTTCTGCAAGTGCGGTGCGGGGTCATGCCCGCACAGACCCGAGAGCGCGTGGAGCGCATATGCGAGGCCATGGTGAGCGTCACGCCGAAGGTCATCGAGGCGATAAACCGCTATCCATCCTTCCATGAAACGGGGAGGCGAATGCTGCATGCGTGGAATGCGGGGATGAACAGCCTGCGTCTTCAAAGAAGCTGGAGCCTGCCGTCATTGGCCACTGCAATTGAAGAAGCAGGCTTTGCTGCCGTGAAGCCGGCAGTGCCCACGCCGGCGGAGAAGATGGGCCGCTCGCCACTCTTGGGGCGACGCTGA
- a CDS encoding helix-turn-helix transcriptional regulator, translating into MNTLLDLGRSLALLRRERGMTQKELASLCGMGQSTLARFETGGVAEFGSRKLLRLLEVLGYEMRYVPMKREFTLDDALAERQRDFASDNREQR; encoded by the coding sequence ATGAACACACTGCTTGACCTTGGTCGATCACTTGCGCTTCTGCGCAGGGAGCGGGGTATGACGCAGAAAGAGCTGGCTTCTCTGTGCGGCATGGGGCAGTCGACGCTGGCGCGCTTCGAGACGGGGGGCGTGGCCGAATTCGGCTCTCGAAAGCTCCTACGGTTGCTGGAGGTCTTGGGCTATGAGATGCGCTACGTGCCCATGAAGCGCGAGTTCACCTTGGACGATGCGCTGGCGGAGCGGCAGCGGGACTTTGCGAGCGACAACAGGGAGCAGAGATGA
- a CDS encoding PA4780 family RIO1-like protein kinase has translation MKAPQRLESLIEEGLIDTVVRQLMSGKEAMVYVVRCGDETRCAKIYKDATQRSFRQAVDYTENRKVKNTRQARAMAKGTRFGRQATEAAWQSAEVDALFRLAAAGVRVPRPYNFADGVLLMELVADAEGNAAPRLNDVVFTPEDARRHHASLLTEVVRMLCAGIVHGDLSEFNVLLAADGPVIIDLPQAVDAAGNNHAGRMLRRDVANLRGFFGQFAPELLHTHYGDEIWQLYQHGTLREDTVLTGIFVGESGPVDLGGVLREVDDARDEEAARRLRMAGG, from the coding sequence ATGAAAGCCCCCCAAAGACTAGAGTCACTGATCGAAGAAGGCCTGATCGACACCGTCGTGCGCCAGCTCATGAGTGGCAAGGAAGCCATGGTCTACGTGGTGCGCTGCGGCGACGAAACGCGCTGCGCCAAGATCTACAAGGACGCCACCCAGCGCAGCTTCCGCCAGGCCGTCGACTACACCGAAAACCGCAAGGTCAAGAACACACGCCAGGCGCGCGCCATGGCCAAGGGCACGCGCTTTGGCCGGCAAGCCACCGAGGCCGCCTGGCAAAGCGCCGAGGTCGATGCGCTGTTCCGCCTGGCCGCCGCCGGCGTGCGCGTGCCGCGCCCCTACAACTTCGCCGACGGCGTGCTGCTGATGGAGCTGGTGGCCGACGCCGAAGGCAATGCCGCGCCGCGCCTGAACGACGTCGTCTTCACGCCCGAGGACGCGCGCCGGCACCACGCCAGCCTGCTGACCGAGGTGGTGCGCATGCTGTGCGCCGGCATCGTGCACGGCGATTTGTCCGAGTTCAACGTGCTGCTGGCGGCCGACGGCCCGGTCATCATCGACCTGCCCCAGGCCGTGGACGCCGCCGGCAACAACCACGCCGGCCGCATGCTGCGCCGCGACGTCGCCAACCTGCGCGGCTTCTTCGGCCAGTTCGCGCCCGAGCTGCTGCACACCCACTACGGCGACGAGATCTGGCAGCTGTACCAGCACGGCACGCTGCGCGAAGACACGGTGCTGACCGGCATCTTTGTGGGCGAGAGCGGCCCGGTGGACCTGGGCGGCGTGTTGCGGGAAGTGGATGACGCGCGGGACGAGGAAGCGGCGCGGCGTTTGCGGATGGCGGGGGGCTGA
- a CDS encoding methyl-accepting chemotaxis protein, with protein sequence MRINEPVTQREFEFPDNATLMSTTDTQSHITYANAAFVEVSGFSREEIQGQPHNLVRHPDMPQEAFADMWATLKGGEPWTALVKNRRKNGDHYWVRANATPVVRNGRQAGYMSVRTKASREEIAAAEALYASFRSGKAGSRQFRKGLIVRSGLLGWTSWLQTMPVRWRIRSALLAMLPVLLGGAWALGLGGAALGGFAGVAAAAALLATWWLEAQIARPLEEMRDQALRVASGESQKAVHMDRVDEIGMTLRTISQLGLMFRWLIDDVSEQVLTVQAAVNEIAQGNDDISVRTEQAASSVQQTGSSMSQMTATVASNAEIATQANQLSSSASEAATKGGRAMSEVVATMTEITHSSKKIADIIGVIDGITFQTNILALNAAVEAARAGEQGRGFAVVAGEVRSLAQRSAEAAKEIKGLISASVDKVEWGSRLVDDAGKTMDEIVSRVKRVSDLIAEISSATIEQSDGITLVDRAVNDLDDITQKNAALVEQTAAASASLKQQATRLVEAVSVFR encoded by the coding sequence CCCTGATGTCGACCACCGACACGCAGAGCCACATCACCTACGCCAACGCTGCCTTCGTCGAGGTCAGCGGCTTCAGCCGGGAAGAGATCCAGGGCCAGCCGCACAACCTGGTGCGCCACCCGGACATGCCGCAAGAGGCCTTCGCCGACATGTGGGCCACGCTCAAGGGCGGCGAGCCCTGGACCGCGCTGGTGAAGAACCGGCGCAAGAACGGCGACCACTACTGGGTGCGCGCCAATGCCACGCCGGTGGTGCGCAACGGCCGGCAGGCGGGCTATATGTCGGTGCGCACCAAGGCCTCGCGCGAGGAGATCGCCGCCGCCGAGGCGCTGTACGCCAGCTTTCGCAGCGGCAAGGCCGGCAGCCGCCAGTTCCGCAAAGGCCTGATCGTGCGCAGCGGCCTGCTGGGCTGGACCTCATGGCTGCAGACCATGCCGGTGCGCTGGCGCATCCGCTCGGCCTTGCTGGCCATGCTGCCGGTACTGCTTGGCGGCGCCTGGGCGCTGGGCCTGGGTGGCGCTGCCCTTGGCGGCTTTGCCGGCGTGGCGGCCGCCGCCGCGCTGCTGGCCACCTGGTGGCTGGAGGCGCAGATCGCGCGCCCGCTGGAAGAAATGCGCGACCAGGCGCTGCGCGTGGCTTCTGGCGAAAGCCAGAAGGCGGTGCACATGGACCGGGTCGACGAAATCGGCATGACCTTGCGCACCATCAGCCAGCTGGGCCTGATGTTCCGCTGGCTGATCGACGATGTAAGTGAGCAGGTGCTTACGGTGCAGGCCGCCGTCAACGAGATTGCGCAGGGCAATGACGACATCAGCGTGCGCACCGAGCAGGCCGCCAGCAGCGTGCAGCAGACCGGCTCGTCCATGAGCCAGATGACCGCCACCGTGGCCAGCAACGCCGAGATCGCCACCCAGGCCAACCAGCTCTCCAGCTCGGCCAGCGAGGCCGCCACCAAGGGCGGCCGGGCCATGTCGGAGGTGGTCGCCACCATGACCGAGATCACCCACAGCTCCAAGAAGATCGCCGACATCATCGGCGTCATCGACGGCATCACCTTCCAGACCAACATCCTGGCCCTCAACGCCGCGGTCGAGGCCGCCCGCGCCGGCGAGCAGGGCCGTGGCTTTGCCGTGGTGGCGGGCGAGGTCCGCAGCCTGGCCCAGCGCAGTGCCGAAGCCGCCAAGGAGATCAAGGGCCTGATCAGCGCCAGCGTCGACAAGGTGGAATGGGGCTCGCGCCTGGTCGATGACGCCGGCAAGACCATGGACGAGATCGTCTCGCGTGTGAAGCGCGTCTCCGACCTGATCGCCGAGATCAGCTCGGCCACCATCGAGCAGAGCGACGGCATCACCCTGGTAGACCGGGCGGTGAACGACCTGGACGACATCACCCAGAAGAACGCCGCGCTGGTCGAGCAGACCGCAGCAGCCTCGGCCAGCCTGAAGCAGCAGGCCACAAGGCTGGTGGAGGCGGTGAGCGTTTTTAGGTAA
- a CDS encoding IS630 family transposase (programmed frameshift), whose protein sequence is MEHYTVNLSPEEREQLSALTRKGAHKTSEVINALILLNCDRSHSSREHKTNSEIAQLMGVSERKIDRLKKRMVEEGLPAALQRKRPERSYLRKIDGELEARLIALSCGEPPQGSARWSLRLLADRAVELSYADSLSHETVRKTLPKNELKPWRKIGWVIPPKDNAAFVAAMEQVLDVYCRPYDPAHPVVCMDETPRQLIGQTRQPIEAAPGRPAREDYEYERQGHCNVFMACEPLAGRRITQVTERKTKPDWAHFVKEIAQAWPEAQRITLVMDNLNTHTAGALYETFVPEEAKALWDRFEFVYTPKHGSWLNMAEIELNVMIGQCLDRRIDSIETMRSEVAAWQQRRDNLKAKINWQFTSEDARVKLLRLYPTIEA, encoded by the exons ATGGAGCATTACACAGTCAATCTGAGCCCGGAAGAGCGGGAGCAACTGAGCGCGCTGACACGCAAGGGAGCGCACAAGACGAGCGAAGTGATCAATGCCTTGATCCTGCTCAACTGCGACCGCTCGCACAGCAGCCGCGAGCACAAGACCAACAGCGAGATCGCCCAGTTAATGGGCGTGAGCGAGCGCAAGATAGACCGGCTCAAGAAGCGCATGGTGGAAGAAGGTCTGCCAGCCGCACTGCAGCGCAAGCGGCCCGAGCGCAGCTACCTGCGCAAGATCGATGGCGAGCTAGAGGCTCGCCTGATCGCCCTGAGCTGCGGCGAGCCTCCGCAGGGCAGCGCCCGTTGGAGCCTGCGACTGCTGGCCGATCGGGCGGTCGAGCTCTCCTACGCAGACAGCCTGTCGCACGAGACGGTGCGCAAAACCCTTC CAAAAAACGAACTCAAGCCCTGGCGCAAGATTGGCTGGGTGATCCCGCCCAAGGACAACGCGGCCTTCGTGGCGGCGATGGAGCAAGTGCTTGACGTCTACTGCCGCCCCTACGACCCCGCACACCCGGTGGTGTGCATGGACGAGACGCCGCGCCAACTGATAGGCCAGACGCGCCAGCCGATAGAAGCTGCACCTGGGCGGCCTGCGCGCGAGGACTACGAATACGAGCGCCAGGGCCACTGCAACGTCTTCATGGCCTGTGAGCCATTGGCGGGACGGCGCATCACGCAGGTCACCGAACGCAAGACAAAACCCGACTGGGCGCACTTCGTCAAGGAAATAGCCCAGGCCTGGCCCGAGGCGCAGCGCATCACCCTGGTCATGGACAACTTGAACACCCACACTGCGGGCGCACTCTACGAGACGTTTGTGCCCGAAGAGGCCAAGGCATTGTGGGATCGCTTCGAGTTTGTCTACACGCCCAAGCACGGCAGTTGGCTCAACATGGCCGAGATTGAACTCAACGTGATGATTGGCCAATGCCTGGACCGGCGTATCGACTCTATCGAGACCATGCGCTCGGAGGTTGCCGCCTGGCAGCAGCGCCGCGACAACCTCAAGGCCAAGATCAACTGGCAGTTCACCTCTGAGGATGCTCGGGTCAAGTTGCTCAGGCTCTATCCGACTATTGAGGCTTGA
- a CDS encoding multifunctional CCA addition/repair protein, with translation MQVYKVGGAVRDALLGLPVQDVDWVVVGSTPEAMAAQGYLPVGRDFPVFLHPQTREEYALARTERKTARGYHGFAVHASPEVTLEEDLARRDLTINAIAQPVGASGQDGLVDPYGGQRDLAARVLRHVTDAFREDPVRILRLARFAARFADFTVAPETEALMRQMVEDGEVDALVPERVWQELSRGLMEQRPSRMLEVLRNCGALARLLPEADRLWGVAQRADYHPEVDTGVHLGMVLDMSAQLQAPLAVRFACLCHDLGKGTTPPDVLPRHTGHEQRSAELLQGVCERLRVPADCRELADVVAREHGNIHRSSEFNAAALVRLLDRCDAWRRPQRFADALLACECDARGRGGKQGAAYPQRPRLLAGLQAAQSVDTAAVAAAAASSGARGPQIGARILAARVAAVAGAGY, from the coding sequence ATGCAGGTCTACAAGGTCGGCGGCGCCGTGCGCGACGCCCTGCTCGGGCTGCCGGTACAGGACGTGGACTGGGTCGTCGTCGGCAGCACCCCTGAGGCCATGGCGGCCCAAGGCTATCTGCCGGTCGGCCGTGACTTCCCCGTCTTTTTGCACCCGCAGACGCGCGAGGAATACGCGCTGGCCCGCACCGAGCGCAAGACCGCGCGCGGCTACCACGGCTTTGCCGTGCACGCCTCGCCCGAGGTCACGCTGGAAGAAGACCTGGCGCGGCGCGACCTGACCATCAACGCCATCGCCCAGCCCGTGGGCGCCAGCGGGCAAGACGGCCTGGTCGACCCGTATGGCGGCCAGCGCGACCTGGCCGCGCGCGTGCTGCGCCACGTCACCGACGCCTTCCGCGAAGACCCGGTGCGCATCCTGCGGCTGGCGCGCTTTGCCGCGCGCTTTGCCGACTTCACCGTCGCCCCCGAAACCGAGGCGCTGATGCGCCAGATGGTGGAAGACGGCGAGGTCGACGCCCTGGTACCCGAGCGCGTCTGGCAGGAGCTGAGCCGCGGCCTGATGGAGCAGCGCCCCTCGCGCATGCTGGAGGTGCTGCGCAACTGCGGCGCACTGGCCCGCCTGCTGCCCGAGGCCGACCGGCTCTGGGGCGTGGCCCAGCGCGCCGACTACCACCCCGAGGTCGACACCGGCGTGCACCTGGGCATGGTGCTGGACATGTCGGCCCAGCTGCAGGCGCCGCTGGCCGTGCGCTTTGCCTGCCTGTGCCACGACCTGGGCAAGGGCACCACGCCACCCGACGTGCTGCCGCGCCACACCGGCCACGAGCAGCGCAGCGCCGAGCTGCTGCAAGGCGTGTGCGAGCGCCTGCGCGTGCCCGCCGACTGCCGCGAGCTGGCCGACGTGGTCGCGCGCGAGCACGGCAACATCCACCGCAGCAGCGAGTTCAACGCCGCCGCGCTGGTGCGCCTGCTCGATCGCTGCGACGCCTGGCGCCGGCCGCAGCGTTTTGCCGACGCACTGCTGGCCTGCGAATGCGATGCGCGCGGGCGCGGTGGCAAGCAAGGCGCGGCCTACCCGCAACGGCCACGCCTGCTGGCCGGGCTGCAGGCCGCGCAAAGCGTGGACACCGCCGCAGTCGCGGCAGCCGCCGCCAGCAGCGGCGCGCGCGGGCCGCAGATTGGCGCGCGCATCCTGGCGGCGCGGGTGGCTGCGGTGGCAGGCGCAGGCTACTGA